GACCCGGGAACACCGTCAGCTCGACGCTTCCCTCCAGATCCTCCAGCGTCGCGAAGGCCATCCGCTCGCCGCTCTTGGTCGGGATCTCCTTGAGCGCGGTGACGTGGCCGAAGAGCACGATCCGCGAGCCGGGACTGCGCCCTTCCAGCTCACCGATCGAGGTGACACCGACGCGTTCGGCCAGAACCTTGAATCGGGTCAGCGGGTGACCGGAGAGGTAGAATCCGAGCACCTCCTTCTCGTAGGCCAAGAGCTGGTCGCTCTCCCACTCGGGGACCGAGTCTGGGGTTTCCGATTCCGGAGGTGGCGGGCGCAGCGACGGGGCTGAGGGTGCCGGACCGCGCTCCCCGTCGCGCATCAGATCAAACAGCGAGGTCTGCCCCTGCTGACGGTCGCGCTGGTGGCGCTGCCCGGCCTCGATGGCCTCGTCCAGGGAGGCGAGCAGCTCGGCGCGGGGCATGCCGAGCGAGTCGAAGGTGCCAGCCTTGATCAGGCTCTCGATCACGCGCCGGTTCACGAGGCGCAGGTCGACCCGGCTGCAGAAGTCCGCCAGCGACGCGAACGGGCCGCGCTCCTCGCGCGTCTTCAGGATCGAGGCGATCGCGGCTTCGCCCACGTTCTTGATGGCGGCCAGGCCGAACCGGATCGCCGTCCTGACCACGCTGAACTGGATGCCCGAGGAGTTCACGTCGGGCGGCAGCACCTGAATTCCCATCGCCCGGCACTCGTCGATGTACGTGACGATCTTGTCCGTGTCGCCCGTCTCGGAGGTAAGCAGGGCTGCCATGAACTCGACCGGGTAGTTCGCCTTGAGATAGGCGGTCTGGTACGCAACCATCGCGTACGCCGCACCGTGCGAGTTGTGGACGACAACACCATTGGCAATGAAGCTCTTTGCCCCCGGCACCTCGAAGTCATAGGTCGGCTCGGAGCCTTCCAGGGTGAACGCTTTGGGTCTGGACCAGCCGACGGAGGATCGTGACAGCGCGTCGAGCTGGGGCGACTCGAGCCGCTCGGCTAGGTACTCGAGCGTGTCCCGACGAATCCCCAGTTTCCTCCGGTCGGCAAAGAGCAATCCGTATGCGAGCCCGAGGTCCCGACAGCCTGCCTTGAGGCTTGGATACCGTTTCAGGATCGCTTCTCGGAGCTGTGGCCGGTAGAGTTCGGCCGGGATAATGTCCACGCTCCCGCGCGCGAGCAGCCTCCGCATACCTGCGTAGGAGTCCACGAGCTTGGCGAGCGCCGTCCGCTTTTTCCCAACCAGGCTCGGACCCACGAGTGTTTGGAACCGCCGGTACGCGGATCGGCCCCCGAGCAGGTTGACCGTGTACCCGACCCGCCGCCCGCCACGGTAGGAGAACACCTTCCGGTGAATCGTCGACGACAGACCGAGCTTGAGGAGGAGGCGGCGGACATCCTGTGCGAGCCCTTCGGATGATGTGGCGTAAAAGATGGATCGCGTGCCGGGGTGGATGCACCCATCGCCCTGGAACAGCTTCCCGACAAGCACCGCGATGACGTCCTGACTCCACCGGTCTACCAGCGGCGGGACCCGCTTCGTCAGCGCCCTCTTGCCCTGCAATCCGCACTCATGGAAGAGGAACTCCACGGCTCCGGACGGACGCTTTGGATTAATTCGCACGGGACGGACCGATCGGGTGCTCCGGTCGGCACGAGCCTCGACCCGGGGGGAGGTATTCGGGAAGGCGGAGAGGATCGCCTCCATGTCCCCGATCTCGTCCGGGTCCTTGGAGTAGAGGTAGAAATGGCCTTCGTAGCCCAGGCTCCCCTCCGCAAGGGCGTAGCCGAGCAGGGCCGGGAGGTGTGACGGGACCCGCTGGCTCCCACAGGGGAGCTCGCGCACCACCGCCACGAAATCGCGCGCGGTGAGGTCCTCCGTGCTCACCCATCCGCGCTGGGTGAAGAGCGGATGATCGGCGGTGCAGCGCAGCGTCATGCCGTTGGCAAGCCTGAGGCGGCCGACCCGTCTGGTTCCGCTCGGCCTGACGCCGGACGCACGGAACGGCCCGTCCTTTGTCAGGACAACGTCTCCTGCTCGGACCTCGGTGATCGGCTTCAGCGTGCCGTCGGCCATCTCGATCAGGACGTCGGCGGTGACGCACTTGTTGAAGCCGTAGCCGGCGAACTTTTCCATCATGTCCCAGATCTTCTCGGCCTTCTTCTCCAGGACGCCATGCGCCTTGCATCCCTCAACAAACTTACGCCGCTGTTGGACCATGAGCTCTCGGTCCTTCTTCCCCATGGCGCGGCGGAGCGTGTCGGCCTCGCCCATCGTGAAGCCGGCCATCTCCGAAGCGATCTGCATCACCTGCTCCTGGTAGAGCATGATCCCGTACGTCTCGCGCAGGTACTTCTCCATCAGCGGGTGCTCGTAGGCGATCTTCGAGCGCCCGTGCCGCCGGTTGATGAACTCCGGGATCAGCTCCATGGGGCCCGGCCGGTAGAGAGAGACGATGGCGATCAGGTCTTCCAGGCGCTCGGGCTTGAGGCCCCGCAGGATGTCGCGCATCCCCGGGGACTCGAGCTGGAACACGCCGAAGGTCTTGGCCTCGGAGAGCAGCTGGTAGGTCTTCGTGTCGTCCAAAGGAATCGCATCCGGGTCGAAGGAGAGCCCCCGGGTGGCGGCGACCAGCTTCGCGGTGTTCGCGATCACGGTGAGGGTCCGCAGCCCGAGGAAGTCCATCTTCAGGAGGCCGATCCTCTCGATCGCCTCCATGGCGTAGCCGGTCACGATCTCGTTCTTCTTGGGATCCTTGTAGAGCGGGATGTGCTCGACCAGGGGCTCGTCCGAGATCACCACGCCCGCCGCGTGGGTCGAGGCGTGGCGGGTACACCCCTCGAGCGCCCTGGCGACCTCCCAGAGCTCGGCTACCTCGGGTTGGCTCCGCACCAGCTCCGCCAGGGCCGGCGACTTGGAGAGCGCCTCCTCCAGGGTGATATTGAGCTGGTTGGGCACCAGCTTGGCGATCCGGTCGACCTCGTTGTAGGCTATCCCGAGCGCGCGGCCGACGTCACGGATCACGGCTTTGGCCCCGAGCGTCCCGAAGGTGATGATCTGGGCCACGTTCTCCCTGCCGTATCGGGTGGCGACGTACTCGATCACCTCGTCCCGGCGGTCGTCGGAAAAGTCGATGTCCATATCGGGCATCGAGACGCGCTCGGGGTTCAGGAAGCGCTCGAAGAGGAGACCGTAACGCGTCGGATCGATGCTGGTGATCCCGAGGGAGTACGCCGTGACCGAGCCGGCCGAGGAGCCGCGTCCCGGCCCGACCGCGATGCCCCGGGACTTCGCGAAGCGGATGAAGTCCCACACGACCAGGAAGTAGCCGGCGAAGCCCATCTTCTCGATGACCGCGAGCTCGTGCTTCAGCCGATCCGCGACCGCGTCCGGTGGTGAGGCCCCGTACCGGCGGCGGAGCCCCTCCCAGGCCAGCTGCTCCAGGTAGCTCTCGGCCGAGTGCCCCGCCGGAACCTGATAGCGGGGTAGGTGGAACTGGTCGAAGGCCAGCTCGAGGTTGCAGCGCTCGGCGACAGCCAGGCTGTTCCGGTAGGCCTCCGGCACTTCCGTGAACACCTGGCGCATCTCTTCGGCGGCCTTCAGGTAGAAGTGCTCGGAGGAGAAGCGCCACCGGTTCGGATCCCGGACGGTCGTTCCGGTCTGAATGCAGAGGAGCACCTCGTGGGCCCGCGCGTGGCCAGCTTCGAGGTAGTGGGAGTCGTTGGTCCCGACGACGGGAGCACCGATCGCCCGGCCGATCCTCAGCGTCCCCTCGGTCACCCTCGGCTGCTCGGGGAGGCCGTGGGACTGGACCTCCATGAAGTAGTAGTCCTTCCCGAAGACCTCCTGGTGCCACCCGGCGACTTCGCGAGCCTTCCGCTCCTCGCCCTGCGAGAGCAGGCGCGAGACCTCCGAGTTCAAGCACCCGGACAGGGCGACGAGCCCGTGGGCGTGCTGGGCGAGGAGCTCCCGATCCACGCGCGGCTTGTAGTAGAAGCCTTCGAGGTATGCCTTCGAGACAAGCTTGATCAGGTTCTGATAGCCCTGACGGTTCCGGGCGAGGACCGTCAGGTGGTTAGCGCCTTCGTACTGACCGTCCACGTTGGCCCGCCCGAACCGGCTGCCCGGGGCGACGTAGAGCTCGGCGCCGATGATGGGCTTGATCCCGGCCTTCTGGCACGCCAGATAGAAATCGATGGCGCCGAAGAGGTTACCGTGGTCGGTCAGGGCCAGCGCGGGGAAGCGGAGCTCCCGCGCCCGCGCGACCAGCGCGTCCAGGCGGCTGGCGCCGTCGAGGAGGCTGTACTCGGAGTGCACATGGAGGTGGACGAAATCCGCGTGCTCCCGCATAGGCGCCTCAGGCGATCGGGACCACGGCGTCCTCGGGTGGCTTCGCCGGAAACAGCTCTGGATGGATCAGGTGGGCCAGGTACTCCAGGCCTTCAACGAGCCGCGGCCCGGATCGGTTGTAGTAGGCGTGACCGTTCACCGCGTACGCGCGCCCAGCCTTCACCGCCGGGACATCGCCCCAGCCGGGACGCCCGGTGACGAGGTCGAGCTCCTTCAGCGTCCGGGGAATGTCGAAGCCGCACGGCATCAGGACCAGCACCTCGGGCTGCGCCGCCAGCACCAGCTCCCAGGTAATCTTTCGCGAGGGTTCGCCCCGAGCCGCCAGCACATCCCGCCCCCCGGCGAGTTCCACCAACTCGGGCACCCAGTGGCCCGCCGTGTAGACCGGGTCGAGCCATTCGAGACAGGCCACGCCGGGCAGCGTCACCGCTTCCTTGGCCCGCTCGGCGATCGTTTCGATCCGGTGGCGGAGTCCGGACACGAGCGCCCTCGCCCGCTCTGCGACGCCAGCCGCCACCGCCACACGCTGGATATCCCGAAGCATATCGCCGAGAAATCGCGGGTCCAATGCGAGGATCTCGGGCTTTTTCGGAAACTGCTGGATCGCGAGGCTAACGTCACGATAGCCCACCGCGCAGACATCGCACAACTCCTGGGTCAGGATCAGGTCCGGATCTGCCGCCCGGAGCCCTTCGACATCCAGCTCGTATATGCTCCGGCCCTCACGCACTCGCCGGGCGATGAGCGTGTCGATCTCCGGACTTCCGAGGGACTTGGGCTCGAGGCACGGGCGAGTCAAGACCGGCTTCCCGACGATGTCGGGCGGGAAGTCGCACTCGTGGCTGATCCCTGCCAGCTGCTCGGTTAACCCCAAGGCCGCCGCGATCTCGCTGGCGCTCGGCAAGAGGGAGACGATGCGCATCACGCGTTCCAGCTAAGCACGGCCAGGTTCGCGCGACAGCAATTCCTTGAGCAAGGCCCGAGTCTTTTCCTCCTCCTGGATGACCAGCCCCGCGACCGCGCGAGTCATCCGCGAGATCTCGCCCGCGGCCCTGAGCCCCCGGACGGCTAGGATCACGAGCGTGATGAGGCCGGCGAGTTGCACGAGGCCGTTCACCACGACGATCCAGGTCAGCCCGTCAAGTGTCATTGCTACTCCCACTCGATCGTGCTCGGGGGCTTGGAGGAGACGTCGAAGACGACGCGGTTCACCCCCTTCACCTCGTTGATGATGCGGTTGGAGATCTTGCCCAGCAGATCGTACGGGAGCCGCGCCCAGTCTGCCGTCATCGCGTCCTGGCTCATGACGGCCCGCAGCGCGATAACCTGCGCGTAAGTCCGGAAATCGCCCATCACCCCCACCGTCTTCACCGGGAGGAGGACCGCGAAGGCCTGCCAGAGCTCCCGTTCGAGGCCGGCCCGACGCACCTCCTCCTGGACGATCGCATCGGCCTCCCTGAGCAGCCCCAGACGTTCCTCGGTGACGTCGCCCAGCACGCGGATCGCGAGCCCGGGTCCCGGAAACGGCTGGCGCCACACGATCTCGGGCGGCAACCCCAGGAGCTCTCCCACCTGCCGGACCTCGTCCTTGAACAGCTCGCGGAGGGGTTCCAGGAGCTTGAACTTCATCCGCGTGGGAAGCCCGCCCACGTTGTGGTGGGTCTTGATCGTGGCCGATGGCCCCTTCGCCGACACCGATTCGATCACGTCGGGGTAGAGGGTTCCCTGGGCGAGCCAGGGGATGTCGCCCAGCTTCCGCGCCTCTTCCTCGAACACCGCGATGAACTCGGCGCCGATCCGCTTCCGCTTGAGCTCTGGATCGACGACCCCGTTGAGCTGGTCGAGAAAGCGCTTGGAGGCGTCCACGTGGACGAGGTTCATCTTGAAGTGGTCCTGGAAGGTGTGCAGCACGCTTGCGGCCTCGCCCTTCCGCAGGAGCCCGTTGTCAACGAAGATGCAGGTGAGCCGGTCGCCGATGGCCTTGTGGACGAGCACCGCGACGACGGACGAGTCCACGCCGCCCGACAGAGCGCAGAGGACCTGTTCGTCGCCCACCTTCCTCCTGATCTCGGGGATGACCGCATCGACGAACGACGCCATCGACCAGGTCGGGTTGGCCTCGCAGAACGCGAGAAAGTTCTGGAGGATCGTCCGCCCCTGCCGCGTGTGGACCACCTCCGGGTGGAACTGGACAGCGTACAGGCGCCGCCGCGGGTCCGCCATGGCCGCGACCGGGCAGTTCTCGGTCGAGGCCAGGGAGACGAATCCCCTGGGCGGACGCATCACCGTGTCCCCGTGGCTCATCCAGACGATGATGGACGTCCCGCGCTCGGGCCTGACCCCGTCGAGGAGCCCCTGGCTCCCCAGGAGCTTCAGGTCCGCCCGGCCGTACTCCCGGCGATCGGCGGGGACGACGTGGCCGCCCAGGAGGTAGGCCATGGCCTGCATCCCGTAGCAGATGCCGAGGACCGGCAGGTCGAGCTCGAACAACCGCCGTGGAGGAAGCGGCGCCCCTTCCTCGTAGACGCTGGACGGCCCGCCCGAGAGGATGATCCCCTTGTACTCCCCGGTCAGGAGCGCCTCCACCGGGTGGGTCGGCGGGAGGATCTCCGAGTAAACGGAGAGCTCACGGATGCGGCGCGCGATGAGCTGAGTGTACTGGGACCCGAAGTCGACAATCGCGATCTTGTCCACGACGAACCCTGGAGCGGGTCAGGCGCTCACGGTCGAGGCACCGGGCACCCGGCCTGCGTCCTTGCCCTCTCACATTCTCTCCGGGGCGCCGCCGACCCCGGTCCCCTCACCCCCACGCGCGGGCGAGGTTCCGCGCTCAACTCGTTCCGCGCGTCAGCGCGGCGTTCCCAGCTTCTGGGCGCGCTGGAAGATCTTCCCTTCGGTCTTGATCGCCGGCGCGATGATCAGCTCGGTGAGCTGGAGCTCGCGGATGGTCCGGGCCCCCACCGAGCCCATGCAGGTCCGGATCGCGCCGACCAGGTTCATCGTCCCATCATCGGTGAAGGCCGGACCAAAGAGGATCTGCTCGAGGAGCCCCACCACGCCGACACGGATCCGGGTGCCGCGGGGGAGATTCTGGTGAGGTGTGGCCATGCCCCAGTGGTACCCGCGGCCCGGCGCCTCCTCGGCCCGGGCGAACGCCGAACCGATCATGACAGCATCAGCCCCGGCAGCGAGAGCCTTGCAGATGTCGCCGCCGGTGGTCATCCCGCCGTCGGTGATGATCGGGACGTACCGCCCCCTCTGCTTGAGGTAAAAATCCCGGGCGGCCGCCGAGTCGGCCGTGGCCGTCACCTGCGGAACGCCGAGTCCCAGGACCTCGCGGCTCGTGCAGGCCGCGCCCGGCCCGACGCCGATGAGGAGCGCATCCACGCCGCACTCCATGAGCTCGAGGCACGCCTCGTAGGTGACCACATTCCCCACGATGAGGGGGATCGAGAGGTTCTTCTTCAGCTTCCGGAAGTCGAGGGGCGTGTACTCGGTGGCGATGTGGCGCGCCGTGGTCACCGTCGACTGGACGACGAAGATGTCGGCCCCGGCTTCCTCCGCGATCTTGGCGAAACGCTCGGCGCGCTGCGGGATCGACGAGACCGCCGCCGGCCCCCCGCCCTTCTTGATCTCGGTGATCCCCTTGTGGATCAGCTCCTCCTTGATGGGCTCGCCGTAGATCGACTGGATGATCTTCGTGGCCTCTTCGAGGCTCGCCGACACGATCCGGTCGAGCACCGCCTCGGGGTCCTCGTAGCGCGCGAAGATGCCTTCCAGGTTCAGCACCGCCAGGCCGCCGAGCCGTCCCATCTCCACCGCCAGCCGCGGCCCAACCACGCCATCCATGGCCGCGGCGATGATCGGGATCTCGAAGCGCCGCCCGCAGATGTCCCAGGAGATGTCCACCTCGTTGGGGTTGACGGTCACCGTTCCCGGAACCAGGGAAATGTCATCGAAGCCATAGGCGACCCGCGCCTTTCGCCCCCGGCCGACCCACATGCCCATCTGCGCGTCTCCTTATCCCTCGTCGGGACGAGGCCCTGTATCTAGGCCACAGTTCGCAGGACCATACAATATTTGGGGTAGTATAGCGACGCAGGCCGGCACTGTCAAGCGTCCGGCCTCCGGCTAGCTCCGGCTCCGGGCCTGCTCGTAGATGATCCTGATCCCCTCCAGTGCCAGGTCGGCGTTCACCTGCTGGATCGTCCGCGCGACCTCCTGGATCAGTCCGGCCAGCCCGCCGGTCGCGACGACCGTTGCGGGCCCGCCCAGCTCGGCCCGCATCCGCTCCACCAGCCCGTCCACCAGCCCCGCGTACCCGTAGATGATCCCCGACTGGATGTTGGTGATCGTGTTCCGGCCGATCGCGTCCTTGGGGCGGACCAGCTCCACCCGGAAGAGGCGCGCCGCCTTCGAGATCAGCGCCTCGGAGGCGACGACGATCCCCGGAGCGATCGCCCCGCCGACGAACTCGCCGCGCGCGTTCACGCAGTCGAAGGTGGTGGCGGTGCCGAAGTCGATCACGATGAGCGGCGCGGGGCCGTAGAGCTCGAGGGCGCCGACCGCGTCCACGACGCGATCGGGGCCGACCTCGGCCGGGTTCTCGACCCGGAGCGGCATCGCGACGTTGACGCCCGGCTCCACGCTGAACGGGAGGAACCCGAAGTACTTCTCGCACATCCATTCGAGGGTCTGCTGGACGGGCGGGACGACGTTGGAGATCGCCACGGCGCTGATCTGGCGCGGCTCGAGTGCGCGGCCCTGCAACAGGGTCTGGATGAAGACCCCGTACTCGTCGGCGGTCTGTTCGCGCCGGCTCGTCAGACGCCAGGAGACGCACAGGCGCCGGCCCTCGAAAACCCCGACGACCGTGTTCGTGTTGCCGACGTTCATGACGAGCAGCATTGGCTCTCCTCCTCTAGATCGTCGGAGGGGGGCTTTGCCCCCCTTCCGATGCCTCCCCCCGGGAGGGGTCGCGCGGGCCGGGTACCCATGCCGGAGGCATGGGTGCGCGCTCGGAGCGCTTCGCTCCGGAGCGCGAGAACACGCGGGCGGGAGAGGCCTTTTTCAGCATCCTGTTAGCGGAGCTCGCCGGCGACGAGCCTCACACGGGTCCCCTCCCGCGTGCGCACGATCAGCGCGCCATCCGCGTCCAGGTCCTCGGCGACGCCCGTCACGCCGGCCGTGCTGACCGGCTGCCCCAGCGTGAGGGAAGCCCGGCACCAGCCCGCGCGCACGGGCGCGAAGCCCTCCCGAAGGTAGCGCGCGTACCACCGGTCCAGGGATCCGAGAAGCGCCTCCAGGATGGCTTCCCGGTCCAGCATCAGCCTGGCCTCGAGGGCCAGGGAGGTGACGCGGGGAGCCAGGTCGGCGGGAAACTCGGTCTGGTTCACGTTGATCCCGAGGCCGAGAGTCACATGCTCGACGCGCTCACCCGCCGTGACGGCCTCGGCGAGAATCCCGCCCAGTTTCCGCTCGCCGACCTGGAGGTCGTTTGGCCAGCGGATCCCGACTGCGACGCCCGTCGCCAGCGTGAGCGCCTCGGCGGCCGCCACCACCGCGAGAAGGGAGAGCTGGGGGACTCGTGCCGGCGGAATCTCGGGGCGCAGCAGAACCGAGACCAGGAGGTTGGCTCCGGGCGCATCGAGCCACTGCCGGCCGTGACGACCCCGCCCCCGGGTCTGATGGTCGGCCACGACGACCGTCCCCTCTGGAGCCCCGGCTTCGGCCAGGCGGCGAAGCTCGTCCTGGGTCGAGGTGGCGGCCTGAAACGCATGGAAGGCGCGCCCCAGCCGGCCGATGGGCAGGCGCGCGGCAAGTCCGGGGAAGAGCCGGCCGGAAGACGGCGCGTCAGCCAGCGTGCTTAGCGGCGTCGAGGCGTCCGACACTCTCGAGCAACTTGTCGCGGAGCGTTCGCTGCGCGGTCAGGCGGGTCGTCTCCCGCTCGACCACCTCCGCCGGAGCTCGCTCGCGAAACTCACGCCGGTCGAGCTTGGCCTCCAGGAAGCGGACCTCGTCCTCGGCCTTCCTGATCTCTTTCTGCAGACGCTGGCGCTCGGCAGTGAGGTCCACGAGCCCGGCCAGGGGGACGAAGCACTCTACCGGTCCCACGATGGCGAGAGCAGAGGCCGCCGGCCGGCTGGCCGCCGGGTCGACCGTCGCCTCGCAGCGTGCCAGGGCCTCGACCAGCGGGACCAGCGGGGTCAGGCGATCCGTCGCCTCCCGGCTGGCGGGCCGCAGGAGGACGCGGAGCGTGGTGGCGGGCTGAATCCGCATCTCGGCCCGAATGTTTCTGACCGCGGTGACGATCGCCATGAAGAGGTCCATCTCGCTCTCGGCATCGGGGTCCTCAGCCTTGCGCGAGGCCCTGGGGAACGCTGCCACCATGATCGAGTCCACCGCCCCGCGGCCCGCCGAGACCGGGCCGGCACCCGCGCTCCGCGTGCGGGCCCCTGCGCTCTGCGCAGGGAGCCGCTGCCAGATCTCCTCGGTGAGGAACGGCATGAACGGGTGCAGCAGCCGGAGCGTCGTCTCGAGCACCTCCACGCAGGTCCGCTGGGTGCGGGCGCGTGCGGCCAGGTCCGGCGACCGGTAGAGCGGGAGCTTGGCACACTCCAGGTACCAGTCGCAGTACTCGTGCCAGAGGAACTGGTAGACCGCGCTCGCAGCGTCGTTGAACCGGTAGGCGCCCACGGCTTTGCGAACGGCGCCGATCGTGCGCGCCAGGCGGCTCAGGATCCAGCGCTCTGCCAGCGTGGGCTCCGCCTTTCGGGCAAGCCGCGGCTCGTACCCCTCCAGGTTGGCGAGGACGAAGCGCGCGGCGTTCCAGAGCTTGTTGGCAAAGTTCCGGTAGCCCTCGATCCGCTCCTCGGCCAGGCGGATGTCACGCCCCTGGGCGGCCAGCGCCGCCAGGGTGAAGCGGAAGGCGTCGGTGCCGTACCGGTCCATCACCTCCAGCGGGTCGATCACGTTCCCGCGGGACTTGGACATCTTCTTCCCCTCGGGGTCGCGCAACAGGGCGTGGATGTAGACATCCCGGAACGGCACCTCACCCGTGAACTTGAGCCCCATCATGATCATGCGGGCGACCCAGAAGAACAGGATGTCGAAGCCCGTCACGAGGCAGGAGGTGGGGTAGAACGTCTTCAGCTCGGGAGTGTCCGCCGGCCAGCCGAGCGTCGAGAAGGGCCAGAGCGCCGAGGAGAACCAGGTGTCGAGGACATCGGTGTCCTGGCGGAGCGGGCCGCGGCAGTCCGGACACGCGGTGAGGTCAACGCGCGAGACGTGCGTGGCTCGGCAGCGATCGCAGTACCAGACCGGCAGGCGATGGCCCCACCAGAGCTGGCGCGACACGCACCAGTCCCGGATGTTCTCCATCCACTGGAAGTACGTCTTGCGCCACTGGCGGGGGACGATCTTGATCTTCCCGGCCCGGACCGCCTTGATCGCCGGCTCCGCCAGCGGCTTCATCCGCACGTACCACTGGGTCGAGACCAGCGGCTCCACTACAGTCTTGCAGCGGTAGCAGAGCCCGATGCTGTGGCGGTAGGGCTCCACCTTCTCGATGAGGCCCAGCGCCCGCATGTCCTCCACGATGCGCTTCCGGCACTCGAAGCGGTCCAGCCCCGCGTACTTGCCCGCGCGCTCGTTCATCCGGGCGTCGAAGCCGATGACCTGTCGGACCTCGAGGCCGTGCCGCTTGCCGATCTCGAAGTCGGCCGGGTCGTGGGCCGGGGTTACCTTCACGACGCCGGTGCCAAACTTCGGGTCTACGGCAGCGTCGGCCACCACCCTCATGGTGATCTCGCCCTCAACGGAGCGAACCGTCAGGGTCTGACCCACGTAGCGCGCGTAGCGCCGGTCTTTCGGGTGGACCGCCAGGGCAGTGTCGCCGAGCTTGGTCTCGGGACGGACCGTCGCGAGCGTCAGCGACCCGTACTTGATGTAGTACAGCTCGGCGTCGCGCTCCTCGTGCTCGACCTCCAGGTCCGAGAGCACGGTCTGGCAGCGGGGGCACCAGTTCACGATGTAGTCGCCGCGGTAGACGAGCCCCTCCTCCCACAGCCTGACGAAGACCTCGCGCACCGCCGCGGACAGGCCGGGGTCC
The DNA window shown above is from Candidatus Rokuibacteriota bacterium and carries:
- a CDS encoding biotin--[acetyl-CoA-carboxylase] ligase; its protein translation is MSDASTPLSTLADAPSSGRLFPGLAARLPIGRLGRAFHAFQAATSTQDELRRLAEAGAPEGTVVVADHQTRGRGRHGRQWLDAPGANLLVSVLLRPEIPPARVPQLSLLAVVAAAEALTLATGVAVGIRWPNDLQVGERKLGGILAEAVTAGERVEHVTLGLGINVNQTEFPADLAPRVTSLALEARLMLDREAILEALLGSLDRWYARYLREGFAPVRAGWCRASLTLGQPVSTAGVTGVAEDLDADGALIVRTREGTRVRLVAGELR
- a CDS encoding valine--tRNA ligase yields the protein MSQIPDRYDPSQVEERWYRAWEERGYFRADPASPKKPYCIVIPPPNVTGSLHLGHALDNTLQDILIRWKRMDGFNTLWMPGTDHAGIATQVVVERQLAEEGKTKDDLGREAFIRRVWQWKEASGGTIIRQLKRLGSSCDWARERFTMDPGLSAAVREVFVRLWEEGLVYRGDYIVNWCPRCQTVLSDLEVEHEERDAELYYIKYGSLTLATVRPETKLGDTALAVHPKDRRYARYVGQTLTVRSVEGEITMRVVADAAVDPKFGTGVVKVTPAHDPADFEIGKRHGLEVRQVIGFDARMNERAGKYAGLDRFECRKRIVEDMRALGLIEKVEPYRHSIGLCYRCKTVVEPLVSTQWYVRMKPLAEPAIKAVRAGKIKIVPRQWRKTYFQWMENIRDWCVSRQLWWGHRLPVWYCDRCRATHVSRVDLTACPDCRGPLRQDTDVLDTWFSSALWPFSTLGWPADTPELKTFYPTSCLVTGFDILFFWVARMIMMGLKFTGEVPFRDVYIHALLRDPEGKKMSKSRGNVIDPLEVMDRYGTDAFRFTLAALAAQGRDIRLAEERIEGYRNFANKLWNAARFVLANLEGYEPRLARKAEPTLAERWILSRLARTIGAVRKAVGAYRFNDAASAVYQFLWHEYCDWYLECAKLPLYRSPDLAARARTQRTCVEVLETTLRLLHPFMPFLTEEIWQRLPAQSAGARTRSAGAGPVSAGRGAVDSIMVAAFPRASRKAEDPDAESEMDLFMAIVTAVRNIRAEMRIQPATTLRVLLRPASREATDRLTPLVPLVEALARCEATVDPAASRPAASALAIVGPVECFVPLAGLVDLTAERQRLQKEIRKAEDEVRFLEAKLDRREFRERAPAEVVERETTRLTAQRTLRDKLLESVGRLDAAKHAG